AACGACACTGGTCAGCAAATGCCTGCTTTGCAGGAAATTAAGCATCCTCTCGAAAGTGCATCGATTTACATCAGACATCCTGGTCAGCCGACTATAAACTATTCAGGCACCAGCAATTTACCTACTGAGATCAAGCAGGATCTCGGCAATATGGTTGCAGATGCCACCATTGGGTGGCACTGTCACGCCCGGCTATGGCATAGCGTTTCTAATTGACTATGTCTATGCTGGCTACACACCTGTGAGTGGAGACACCCTTGCAGATGTGGCAAGAGAGCTTGCTAAATCGGTGAATAACAACACAGATTATCAGTCTCGGGGAATTTCGGCGGAGCATGCGGAAACGTGGTCAGCTTAAAGACTGAACAGACGGGACTGATACGCTACAACTATTATCAAGTGCCAGGCGGCACCGCAAACATGACATTCAAATCCCATGAAAGGCAGACAGTAAATGCAAGTTTAACCGGCACGATCGTTTCTGGGGACGTGGTAACAATCTATGTAAATCCTGTCTCTCTTTTCACCGCAACAGCCAGCTACACCGTCCAACCAGGAGACACCGCAGCCAGCATTTGCACAGGGATGGCAGCCGCGCTCAACTCAAACGCCACGTTCCTAAGCTATGACGGTACGGCAGTCGCAAGCGGCAATTCCATCAAACTACAATCGTTTTGTCAGGAGCCATTGTCTTACAGCACTGGCACCACCGGCAGTGAACAGTTTGCTTATTCGAGTCTTAGAAATGGAACTGTACAGCTGAAGGAAAACACTTTTAATGATATTGGTAAACTTACCAAAAGCGTAGACCCAGTCGGGCGGACCTTTAGTTACAGCTACGACACAAATAAGATCGATTTGCTTGAGGTACGTGAAACTCAAGGCTCAGATAACTATCTGCTCGGACACTGGGAATACAATAGCCAGCATGAGCCAGTAAAATATATTGATGGGTCAGCGCAAGAGACTGACTACGCATATAACTCGAGCGGGCAATTGATTAGTATCACTGATGCTAACTCAAACACTACTACCTTGCAGTATACTGGTACGTCAATTGCCACCATCTCGGGCACGGTGACTAACGGCAATGTGCTCACAATAACTTTGCATGATGCAGGCCTTAGCGGTGGGCAAAAGTCCAAGAGCTACACCGTGACCTCGGGTAACACACTCTCAAATATCGCTACAGGCTTGGCTAGCGCAATAAACGGCGATACAGATTTGCAGGGCATTGGAGTCTCAGCCTCGTCTGCCGGTGCTGTTGTCACCCTTATTTCACATTCGACCAATGTCACGACTTATACTCAGTCCACCAGTGGAGGTGCCACGGAGGTTATAACATTTGGTGCCAATTCGTTCGGGTACTTGACTCAGATAAATGGACCACTCCCGGGTAATGAGGACATTACAACCTTACAATATGATGGCTATGGAAGACTGTACAGCGTAACTGACAGCGAAGGTTACACTATAGTCTATGAATATGATGCATTAAATCGTCCGACCAAATCTAATTATGCTGATGGGACTTTTGAACAAACCGCTTACTCCAGACTTGACGCAGTATTAAGAACTGATAGGACAGGGAAAACATTCCAAAAGGTATTTGATTCACTCGGACAGCTCAGGTTTATCATTGATGCCTTAGGACGTAAAACGCAGTACACTTGGTGCACATGCGGATCATTAGCAAGTTTGGTCGATCCGGCTGGCAACGCTACAACTTGGAGCCATGACATTCAGGGACGCCAGATTTTAAAGTCCTATCTGGATTCAAGTACAAACGGCTTTGTATACGAACAGAAAACCAGCAGACTCAAATTAACTACTGATGCATTATCCCAAAAGAAAAATTTCTTTTGGAACAATGATGGAACCTTATATCAAAAAAGCTATCTCAATCCAGTGAACCCGACTGCCGATATATCTTCCTTTTGGGATTATAACTTTAAGCGACTAGCAAAACAGACCAAAAATGACTGGGGCTCCTACTCCTACACCTATAACAATTTTGTGACCAGTTCTAGCGCTACTCCCATAACCGGGGGGGGGGCCCTGCAGCTTGTCCATAATGATGTAGTGCCAAATTCCGATGTCACCTATGCTTTCGATGCCCTTGGGCGCACGAACAATCGCTCCATAAACGGATCAAGTAATTCCGCGGATTGGACCTATGACGCCATGAGTCGAATTACCGCAGAAAGCAATGCACTGGGCACCTTTAATTACACTTACGTTGATGATGCATCAGGCTCTTCAAAGGGTTCCAAAAGACTTGCATCTGTAAACTATCCGAATAGCCAGGTAACCAAATATGACTGGTACCCGAACTTGCAAGACCAGAGACTGAAACAGATCACCAATCTGGCATCAAGCGGTGCGACAATATCACAATTTGATTACCGCTATGATCCAGACGGTCAAATCAATCAGTGGCAGCAGCTCCAGGGCAACACCAGCCTCAACTATATACTGCGATACGATCAATCTGGACAGTTAGTCGATGCCGCTGCCAGTGGCGGTATAAAAAACACCAGATACCTAATGCAGGAACATTTTGCATATGATCTGGCCTCCAATCGCACTGGCAACCAAAATAGCTCCGTGACCAAAGCGCGGCTCTCTGGCTCGGCGACAGCGGGCAACGTGCTGACGATCACAACCACAGATAGTGGTCTGAGCGGTGGCAGCGCAGCAGTAAACTACACAGTCCAGTCCGGCGATACATTGTCGGTGATAGCGACCAAGCTAGCCGAAGCTATTGCGGTAAGCAGCAGTCTGCAAAGCATCGGGGTGACGGCTGCCTCAGACGGCTCAGTCTTGAGCATCAAGTCCAGCTCGCCCAATGTCACCACATATGCCGCGACCACCAGTGGCGGTGCTACCGCATCCATCGCGATGGGCTACACCGATAACTTTGTGGAGAATGCTGTGTTTGGTGGCACCAAAACCACTGGTGATGTTTTGACTCTGACTTTTAAGGATGCAGCCCTTAGCGGAGGGCAAAAGTCTATTAATTACACAGTCTTGTCTGGTGATAACCTCACATCGATTGCCACGGCGATAAAGACAGCAATCAATGCAGATACAGACCTGCAAACCCTGGCAGTCACCGCCACATCCATCGGGACTGCGCTCACCATCAAGTCCACCTCGGCCAATTCTACGACCTATGCACAGTCGGTGAGCACAGGAGCGACTGAGACAATTGCCCTGTCGATAAATCAAAATGGACCAATGCGTATAGGTATCGGCGGCAGCAAGACAACTGGCGACACGGTCTCGATAGTTGCGTTTGACTCAGGGCTGACTGGTGGCACCGAGACAGCATCATACTCCGTCCAATCGGGCGACGACCTCTCCGCCATTACTGCTGGGCTAGCCGCTTCGATCAATGCCAACACCGACCTCCAGAGTATTGGTGTGTCAGGATCATCGAGTGGGCAGATTTTGACTATTAGCTCTAATTCTCTCAATGAGACAACGTATAGAGGGACGACCAGCTCGACAGCTACAGAAGTCGTCTCTATAGGTTTGCCGCAAAATGGTACACAGACGGTGGTGATAGGCGGGACCAAGACCACCGGCGATGTGCTGACACTGACCATATATGATGCTGGTCTCTCTGGTGGCTCAGAGGCAGTGGCTTACACAGTTCTATCCGGTGATACGCTGACTAGTCTTGCCGCCAATCTAACGGCTGCGATTAACGCCAATACAAGTCTCCAGGCAGTAAATCTATCTGCCACCTCAAGTGGTACCGTTGTGTTTGTTAAATCATCCTCGATAAATGCCACCACATATGCCAAGTCATTAAGCGGTGGAGCGACAGAGACCATTGCGCTAGCGCCGTCGACGAGTGCCAATCTCTATGGCTACAACAACCTTAATGAGTTGACGAGCATAGCAGCAGGCGGTCCAGCCAAGTTTGAAGGCAATACTAACAAGGCCCTAACTGCTGCGTCAGTTAATAGCAATCCAGCGAAGCTATCGGACTCGCTGAAATTTGATGCCAGTCCATCTCTCAGCAGCGGGATAAATACCGTGCCGATTGCTGTGACAGATGCAAACAGCACAACAGTGACAAATAATTACCGGGTGGCGACGAATGGCAGCGCCAGTGCCACACCTACTTTTGATGCCAATGGGAATATGACTAGCGATGGGACTAACACTTATCTATGGGACGCTGAAGATAGGCTTATTAAAATCAGTTATCCCGGAATTGGCAACTACACACAAATCTTCTATGACGCCTCTGGTATAAAAAGCAAAATTACTGAGACTTTGGCGAACTCACTTACAAATACCAAACAGTTCATTAACTCAGAGATGCAAATGAGAGAAGAACGTGACGCTGGGAACGTTGTCTTAAAGAGATTTTTTGGTCTTGGCCAAACATCCGGCAGTTCGAACTACTTCTACACCATCGATCATCTTAACTCCGTACGAGATTTGACGGATATCTCGGGTGTTTTACAGGCGAAATATAATTATGATATGTGGGGACGACCAATAGTGACCGCCTTTGCACCGAAGACCGACTTCATGTATGCTGGATATTACTGGCACGAACGAAGCGGCCTACATCTAACTAGGCATCGTGCATACAATCCAGATTTAGGTCGATGGATAAATCGTGATCCGATTGGAGAGTCAGGATCTATTAACCTGTTCTGTTATGTGGATAACTCACCAATTGCCAGTACAGATGTTGAAGGACTCGATGGAAAGTTAACGATTTGTGCTATACCAGGCAATCCAGGATTTCTGGCACTGTGTGGCTGTGAGCCAGGCCATGTGTGGCTTGCCTGGGAAGAATCAAAGGGCTCAAAGCTTCCCAATCCTCTATCAGACGGGACATATGGCACATGGCAAAGTGACGGACTTAAATTCAACGGTCCAGAGATCGGCTATACCAGCGGTACGCAAGCCAAGATTGGAGGCGCCTGTAAAACTTGGAAAATCAGTGATCGCGGAGAGATGGCCCTTAAGAAATTTATTACTGAAACCAGCAAACTAGGTAAGAAGGCCTGGTCATTTCCTAACAACACATGCGTGCAATTTGCTAATAATGGCTGGAACAAAGCGGGTGGGCCAAATCTCGGGTTAGATAGCCAGTCAAGCCCACAGGACGCTGCTGATTCGATTCGAGCCCATGGAGGAACAGAATTCTAATATGAAGCCAAACGGCCAGCTAGATATTTTCGGGCTCTATAGTAAAGCGAGTACTTTTAAGCTTATTGTCGTACAAGGGCTCATTGCTGGATTTGTAAGCTATCTCATAGCATCCATTTTGACAGCGCCGTGTAAAAATCTTCAGGAACACGATCATCATTTAGCTGCACAGTGGGTTTACTCTATGCGGTTCTTGCGCCTATTGGCTGCCGCAAAGTCAAAACACTTCAAAAAAAAGCAGCCTCAAGCGAGTACTTACCGGGATATTGTTTGGAGGTGTCTACGCCTTTCTGAGTGAATTTTTTAGAAATTATGGTTTAACCATGATATTGTTTCCGAGCCTCATTATTGCGACCTCTTATGTTGCCTTAAATATTTCAGACAATTCGCAAATTTCCATGGTTAGAAAATTAAGGGCATGCGCCGATGGCTTAATTGCCGGTGCGAGTTTAGCCCTGATTCACACATTATTGCTGAGCTCTGGTTTACTCGTACTAAGCTACTTCGGTTTTATTTATTTTCAAGATATCTCTGCTTCAAGATACATACAAGCGGTATCAGTTATAGGAACATGTTCTTTTAGTTTGGCGAGCTGCTTTTTTTTCATTTTAATTACTAAGCTTAGCAATGAACCTGTTCCACCCCTTAAATCGAGTTTTACTAAAGAACTTGTCAGAATTTTCATTGTGCTGTTGGCTGTGACTTGCTTGTCCAATGGAGATAAATTTTGGAAACCCCTTAATAAACAGATTCTTCAACTATTTACTTCGTCTCCACATGATAAAAAGAGGAAGCTATCATAGGGATTTAACGTGTGCAATTTTATGAATTGTAATGACGTTTAAATACTTTTCGAGAACCATCACCAACTATGCAAATTCAACAAAATTGCTCAGGTTCGTGAAGCCCCGGAATGTGTCAATAGTTTTGAGACACTTTTTTTCATTGTAATTTAGAGTCAGTGTAAAAACAAAGTTCGCCGTTGAACGATACATCGCCCTTCAGACACTTCGCTGCAAAATGACATAAAGTATTTCAGGCATTTTTGCCGAATTCGATCCTTTATGGTCCCCAAAACTTGTTTGCCATTAGTAGAAGGAAAACGCCCACTGCATGGGCGTTTTCCTTCTACTGGTTTGATACATAACCAATATTACGGAGACACTAACGCCAGAGTCGCTGATAATAGTGATACTTGCCACGGTATCAAATGCGTTTGGTTCTTGTGGACGGTTGATCCAAACCGCGGACGGGAGTTCAGCCACTTTGGGATGCCTTTAACAAAGCGCTCTGGAAACTTTTCAAATATGTCCGAGAGTACTTAGTGTCTTCGACGATTGCATTCCTCTCCGGCTCCGTAATGAACTATAGATGGAGTCAGATAGCCGATGCCGGAATGATAATGTTCCTCGTTGTAGCGGTCAAAGAAATCACGACAGAACCGCCGTGCATCCTCGATGCTGCCAAATCGTCTTGGAAAGAGCGGCTGATACTTCAGTGTCTTGAAGTGGCTTTCTGGGAATGGATTGTCGTTGCTGACGTGCGGGCGACTATGCGATTTTGTGATTCCCAGGTCAGCCATCAAGAGAGCCACGCTCTTTGATTTCATCGATGCGCCACGGTCAGCATGAATATAGAGTTGGTGGTCTTCTTCTATGTCCTGCCTTTGCATGTCTCCTCTAGGAGGTCTCTTGCCAGTAGACTGGTCTCTCTGTCGGCGATCATCCAGCCCACAACGTAGCGGCTGTAGATGTCGATAATCACGTATAAGTGGTAGAACTTCCACTTCCTGGCCTTTAAGCTTGGTGATGTCCCATGACCAAACTTGATTCAGCCCAGTCGCCAGAAGTTCTGGTTTTACATATTCCGGTGGCGCAAAATGTTGCGTCTTTCTTTGTACTTGATCGTTCTCGACGAGTATCCGATACATTGTGGACACCGAACACAGGTACACGCCTTCATCGAGCAATGCCGCATAAATCTGTGCTGGTGGTTTGTCGCCAAATCGGTTCGAGTTTAAAATAGATAGTACTTGCTCCCTTTCAGCCAGCGACAGCGCTCTATGTGAAGTTCGTTTTCGATGGACCTGTGGTGGAGCAAGGTTCTTCCTTGTGCGTCTATAGAAGGTCGATATTGGAAGTCCCACTGCTGCGCATGCGGTCCTCACGGTAATGCCTGTTTCCTGCGTTGCTCTTTCGACTTCCTGAATCAGCCTATCGTATCGCCTCCTCCAGATGGGTTCTCAAGACTTCCGCAACTGTTTTTTGAGTTGAATAACCTCATTCGCCCGTGCGAGGAGCTTTGTGAGCGCGCAAGTTCAATGCGGAGTTTTGATTTCCTCAGTTCCGGAATTTGTTTTCGGACCTTTCTTCTTCTCTTCCAGTCCGCGTTCTTTTTCTTCCTGACGCCATTTCTGGATAGCGGATGAATAATTCTCTCTGCGGAGTATTGCTGCCACCTTGCCCGTCGGAGTAGTATCTATCTCATCCAAAATTTGTTTCTTATCTGCAGCTGAAAAGAAACGCCGCCGTGGACGTTCTGAAACTTCCGTTTTCGGAAGTTCTCGTTCTGCCCCTGACTCAGCTCTTTCAGATGATGTTGGCGATCTTTTTCCAAGATCATTCCACTCGGGGTGAAATGGCTTAAGCTTACGGACCCAATGATAATACAGAGATTTTCCAACACCCTTTTCTTGATGAACGCTGTAATGCCAGATGGGTATTCTCTGACTCGTAATAAAACCTAGTCCAATAGCTCGGACGCTGCTTCAGCGGTAAATCATCTGATGGTGGTGTTTGCATGATCCTCCATTGCAAAGCTCAGCATGAACCAAATACGATACCAATGCAAGCACTCAGGTGAGCAGATGCGGTGGATATCGACTGAATGTGGAATTACTATGTCTTTGGCTTATGCACTACTCTAAATTAGACTGCGTAGGTTGTCTCAGTTGTCATAGACACAGAGGGCTGGAGGAAAAACGCAGTTCAATTATCAAACACCTTTCAATGGACACTATTCAGGTTTCAACCATGGTGCTTGGGAGTATAATCTTGAAGGTGAATATGTCGAGCCTCAGTGCTTCTGGGAAGGTGACCCATTTCCGGTAAGTCAAGATTACCCTCATGAAATTTGGTGCGTAACATGCGAGTGATGAAAGTTCCATTTATGAGTTATTTGAACTTAAAGGCTCTATTGGTCTTAGCAATCTCAATTGCTTTTATGTCGAATGCATACGCAGATCTCCCTGCACCTGGTAGTGAAAATTTAACATTATCTACCACTGACACTGACAAATTGTTGTCAGTTATAGAATTGGTGGACAATGGAGCAATTCATCAGAATATGAAGCTTACGGAAGTGGAAAACCTATTTCAAAGGAAGCGTGCTGAAGGTTTTCCATCACCAGGCTCGTTAAATTGGTTTGTAGTCCCCTTGTCCAGCTCTCGAAGGACCTGGCAAATCATATTTGACTACGATGAACTTGGAGTCGTCAAATACTACACGCTAACGAACTTCGAGACTAAACTAGGTCCCATATATCGAACGGCTCCCACTCAAGCTGAAATAGACAAAGTGGCGACTGCCTATAAAAACGCCACTACAGACGGTGAACGTCTTAATATTTGTATTACGGCAATAAACACTGCCTTAATTGGAACTGAAGTGCCTATCTCAAACATCTCCAAAATATGTGGGCAGTCATGGATATCAGAAGCGCCGATCAATGGTCTAAAAACCTATTCAGTCCCACTTTCTAGATGCTCAAATGGTTGGCGTTTGTTTTTTTCCGTGCAAGGCAATTTCGTAGATCAGTATTATCTCTCAAAAATCAGACCAGCTCAAACTAACAAGTAGTTTTGAATAATATGAGAGTGTCTGGCTGTGTTGGCGGTCATGCCGGCCTTGGATGCGGCCACCTCAAGTGGGCAGGTCTGCCGATATTTCATGAATTTGCGGATCTGTTCTTTCGTGCAGGTCATCTGACAATCCCCAGCCAAGTTTTTGTGACGTATTTAATGTACATCACCGCGAACTGATGGGCTTTTTGCCAAGTTTCCAACCTGCAATTCGAATTGTCGTTTGGAATGGATCTAGTTGTCGCCGAACAAAAAGTCCCCTCTGTGTCTATGATAACTGAGACAACCTACGCAGTCTAATTTAGAGTAGTGCATAAGCCAAAGACATAGTAATTCCACATTCCGGAACAACTTTCGATCATCCTGCGATCGTGTGCCCGCATCTTAGTAGCTGTAGAATAAAGTCTTTAGTGAAGTAATAAGAGTCGAGATGAGTCTTATAAGTAAGCAAAAATTCGTTGACCATAAGACAGCAGCACCTGGCGGCTCTGCAATGCTGATTGGGAGATGTTTGTTATTGCTATGTCTCCCGGCATTGGTTATCACTACGCTGTCTTCGACAGCAATTGCCGCTGATCTGGCTGGTGATGAAGAAGGGGTCGCCAAGAAGCCCAGAAAGTGGGAGATCAGGCAAAAGCCCAAAACAAGTATCTTGAAGCTATTGAACAATTTAAAGGCGCGAAAAGAGATTTGCCGTTAAGTTGGGCGTTGCGAAACTTGGGTGATATTTATACTCAGCAAAATAAGCTTGCCGAAGCTGCGGACAGCTATAACAATGCATTGAAAATTCGCAAAAGCGTGCTTGTTCGCGGCACTGATGACAATAATATTGCCATCTCAAGCCTGAACCGAAAAATGTTGGAAAGAGATACTGCCCTCATAATGGTGGCATTAGGTAGTGTTTATACAAGGCAGCAGGATTTTACAAAAGCTCAATCCACGTTGTCGGATGCCTTGTCTGTAGTAAAAGCTAGTTGGGGACCGGAACATGATTGCACAGGAGTAGCGCTTGCTGCTATTGGTGACCTGAAGTTTGCGCAAGGAAAGTATGCCGAGGCAGAGAGCTATTATAAGCAAGCCATGTCCATTAGGAGCAAATACCACCCTTTGAAAGAGCTAGATATTTTGGTGGCAAATTATTCCTCTGTGTTGAAAGCGCTCAAGAAAGACCGAGAAGCAAATCAACTGAAGATCAAGACCAAGAGTAAATCGAAATAAGTTGCAGAGAGAATCCGCATCTCAATATAGAGAGTTTTCCAGTAGAAATAATATTACCGAAAATGACTATTTACGGTAAAGTGAAGGGAAAGAAGAATCCCCAAAAGCAGATTTTCACTCATGGCAAAAAAGTCTAACCAGGCATCATTTTCGGTAAAGTCCAAGAAAGTAAAAACTGGACCGCCGATCGCTTACAAATCTTGAAAAGCGGTCCAGAGAGTACCTCACTACTGCTGAGGTCAAAAGTCTAATTGAAGCGGCAAAGGGCGTTGGTCGGCACGGTAATCGAGATGCCCTGCTCATTTTGGTTATGTATCGTCACGCACTTCGGGTCACCGAGCTAGTGGACCTCAAATGGGACCAGGTTGACTTGAATCGTGCAAGACTGCACGTCAATCGGCTCAAGAATGGCGACCCATCAGTCCATTATCTAGAAGGCGACGAGATCCGGGCACTGCGCAAGCTACGCCGAGATTATGCCAGCTCCGA
Above is a window of Candidatus Obscuribacter sp. DNA encoding:
- a CDS encoding LysM peptidoglycan-binding domain-containing protein translates to MTFKSHERQTVNASLTGTIVSGDVVTIYVNPVSLFTATASYTVQPGDTAASICTGMAAALNSNATFLSYDGTAVASGNSIKLQSFCQEPLSYSTGTTGSEQFAYSSLRNGTVQLKENTFNDIGKLTKSVDPVGRTFSYSYDTNKIDLLEVRETQGSDNYLLGHWEYNSQHEPVKYIDGSAQETDYAYNSSGQLISITDANSNTTTLQYTGTSIATISGTVTNGNVLTITLHDAGLSGGQKSKSYTVTSGNTLSNIATGLASAINGDTDLQGIGVSASSAGAVVTLISHSTNVTTYTQSTSGGATEVITFGANSFGYLTQINGPLPGNEDITTLQYDGYGRLYSVTDSEGYTIVYEYDALNRPTKSNYADGTFEQTAYSRLDAVLRTDRTGKTFQKVFDSLGQLRFIIDALGRKTQYTWCTCGSLASLVDPAGNATTWSHDIQGRQILKSYLDSSTNGFVYEQKTSRLKLTTDALSQKKNFFWNNDGTLYQKSYLNPVNPTADISSFWDYNFKRLAKQTKNDWGSYSYTYNNFVTSSSATPITGGGALQLVHNDVVPNSDVTYAFDALGRTNNRSINGSSNSADWTYDAMSRITAESNALGTFNYTYVDDASGSSKGSKRLASVNYPNSQVTKYDWYPNLQDQRLKQITNLASSGATISQFDYRYDPDGQINQWQQLQGNTSLNYILRYDQSGQLVDAAASGGIKNTRYLMQEHFAYDLASNRTGNQNSSVTKARLSGSATAGNVLTITTTDSGLSGGSAAVNYTVQSGDTLSVIATKLAEAIAVSSSLQSIGVTAASDGSVLSIKSSSPNVTTYAATTSGGATASIAMGYTDNFVENAVFGGTKTTGDVLTLTFKDAALSGGQKSINYTVLSGDNLTSIATAIKTAINADTDLQTLAVTATSIGTALTIKSTSANSTTYAQSVSTGATETIALSINQNGPMRIGIGGSKTTGDTVSIVAFDSGLTGGTETASYSVQSGDDLSAITAGLAASINANTDLQSIGVSGSSSGQILTISSNSLNETTYRGTTSSTATEVVSIGLPQNGTQTVVIGGTKTTGDVLTLTIYDAGLSGGSEAVAYTVLSGDTLTSLAANLTAAINANTSLQAVNLSATSSGTVVFVKSSSINATTYAKSLSGGATETIALAPSTSANLYGYNNLNELTSIAAGGPAKFEGNTNKALTAASVNSNPAKLSDSLKFDASPSLSSGINTVPIAVTDANSTTVTNNYRVATNGSASATPTFDANGNMTSDGTNTYLWDAEDRLIKISYPGIGNYTQIFYDASGIKSKITETLANSLTNTKQFINSEMQMREERDAGNVVLKRFFGLGQTSGSSNYFYTIDHLNSVRDLTDISGVLQAKYNYDMWGRPIVTAFAPKTDFMYAGYYWHERSGLHLTRHRAYNPDLGRWINRDPIGESGSINLFCYVDNSPIASTDVEGLDGKLTICAIPGNPGFLALCGCEPGHVWLAWEESKGSKLPNPLSDGTYGTWQSDGLKFNGPEIGYTSGTQAKIGGACKTWKISDRGEMALKKFITETSKLGKKAWSFPNNTCVQFANNGWNKAGGPNLGLDSQSSPQDAADSIRAHGGTEF
- a CDS encoding tetratricopeptide repeat protein, translating into MGDQAKAQNKYLEAIEQFKGAKRDLPLSWALRNLGDIYTQQNKLAEAADSYNNALKIRKSVLVRGTDDNNIAISSLNRKMLERDTALIMVALGSVYTRQQDFTKAQSTLSDALSVVKASWGPEHDCTGVALAAIGDLKFAQGKYAEAESYYKQAMSIRSKYHPLKELDILVANYSSVLKALKKDREANQLKIKTKSKSK
- a CDS encoding tyrosine-type recombinase/integrase — protein: MDRRSLTNLEKRSREYLTTAEVKSLIEAAKGVGRHGNRDALLILVMYRHALRVTELVDLKWDQVDLNRARLHVNRLKNGDPSVHYLEGDEIRALRKLRRDYASSEFVFVSERQGSLSANAIHKLVARAGREADLELSVHPHMLRHGKGFQLASEGVDTRAIQAYMGHKNIQHTVLYTQLNPKRFRGFGKDVIF